In Aricia agestis chromosome 21, ilAriAges1.1, whole genome shotgun sequence, the sequence ttttccggtcgagccggcccattcgtgccgaagcatggctctcccacgtcaaaattcgggcaaatattttttttcctaataataatttaaaaaaaccttttaactTACCCACTTTATATGGCTAACATACCGTGctaattactatattatataaaattaatatttttatatatttttttgtaggtTCTActattactccgccgtttgtgaaccgattttcaaaatgtttgttttgttatacttaTTAAGTTTCACTCAacattttttgatttcaaatcatttttttatttttagttgcaCACTtaatccactcacgtcttcaaatcACAAGCTAATtagcgttaccatggcaacgaaATTAGCTAGCTAATAAAAACCATAGCTAACCTACGCGTAGACTTTCTACAATTAGATAGGAGTGATACGTCCCGTATGTAGAGATAAGTAGAGCGTGAACAACCGCTTGTGATGGTTCTATCGATTTATAGGCCTCATACTTTAGTATAAGCGGAGAgttattaattaactttaatactaacccaaaaaatcaaaaatcgtccttctctcttcacacttacgcccgtctttcatatgccaggtgagaAAGGaagacgcggaatcatcgccaagttagttttttcttaataacttgataaatatacaacattttaaatgtCCGCCAAATCAGTgtttcaatgatagaatttaatacaatgtgtcaaaatattaacttagtttaatgcacggttatggcaatataattatgaaaaatatgaaatatatgaaaaattcgtgaaaattagatgaatATTTGTGATCATGTTTTCGATCaaatcaaattcttggaaatataatgtagtatctatgtttagaaatgtaaacaataaatttcgatgcttattttcaagtataataatgaattataaaatcgacaatatAAGGTTAGTCGATTTTTACCTTCGTAGGCAAACCTCTATTTGTCAAACTCTgcaatattattactaaaaaaatataatattcccaGCTAATGATAGagcctatttattttattggtggtttttaaaaattaaaaagcactcttcttttatttattttatttagaattaTTCTAGATATTTAGTAAATAACACATCGAATTTAaagaaattaacaataatatttttaatattaggcaataaaaatgttttcgtCTGTCTTTTGACTAGCACTTAATGAGAATCTtaaccaaaatattaaaaaaaatgattacagCCCTATTAAAtacgaaagaaaaaaaattgtaagtaatGTAAATTACTCTCATTTTGGGCAACTTTGAATTGTGAGTTGactttacttacttatttaaaaaaatattatttcttagaAACCATAATACTTAACATAATACTATCTGTTTCTTTACAAATATTtctaaatgaataaaatatcaacttttttattattactggCTCTTAGCCACGATGTCATTGTGGAATTCACTGTTAAAGTTAGAAAACTAAAATACGTAAGACATCTTAATTATAAGCCATTCGGCCATGTTGATTGTTGAATTCTGACAAACAAAATGAAATGCGTAACGtgttaaattacatttttggtttaaataagttaaaataaCAATCAAATTTTTGCTGCATTGATAACCCAAATTACGAACTTCATaagaaattacataatatttgcaaTCATAGTCAgagataattaataattactcaACTTAAATACTATAGTCGGGAATGGAGTTtctaagccccatacattacctgttaaattcttcattaaattgaaggttaatcataattattaaatgtctctgagtacggcggtaagccCGCCCTgcccggccatagacggaccacAAGACCGACTACTCTTATAGTGCGGTCGCATTGTGCACCTATCGCTCaggaactgctcgagcggtcttaatttagtatgaaaactgcagatcATTGTGCGGCAACCGCGTTTAGCAGTCTgtttcgactgcaagatgcggtccgtctatggccggccttaagaggattccacaccgccattttttccgtacaaacgttgtcccctgtttcctccctggataatgctagtagagttataatttttttcctgaatatctacggccactaatacaatgtccctatgatttcttttttttcataatttaattattaaataagatatgaacgttcaaaaacccaaaaaaatggccagattttccactgtgttcaaacgtccagaaaacagatttggatagattatacaaaaaaagcaaaacataggaacacagctcaagcctttttttaatctttaatgaaaaaagtacttaaatcggttaagtttaggacaacgaatcgttgattttctggattttctgcagttgtctctatcgcgttctgcggtataggcttgaggtaagggagacagctatagatattacacgtaggtacttttttttcatttctctagccgctgtggtatcctcttaagctgcgtttccaccagagatgtgttgcgaggaatgtgtttttaagatccaatagaatcgctgcgctgagcgaggtcacgtcaattaagcgattctattggttctcaaaaacagattcctcgcaacacatctctgttGGAAACATAGCCTtacggtgaagccaaacgagcgtaatttgtgatttgtgagtcgcagaatttctgccgcgtaaatatctcttcatacaaatcatgacccacaaaattacgctcgtgtgaatcaaacaggacttttgtatgaaactgaatgcagcagaatttctggcagccgaaattctgcgactcacaactcacaaataacgctcgtttggcttcgccctttgAGTGTTTCCGTAAATTCTTGTCATAATCTAGCCAGTATTAATCGGTGTCCAGGCGAAGTTTCTCGCGTTCCTTATCTTCTCTTCTCTGTCATCTTCCTTCTTGGTGACGAAGAGCCTCTCCAGCCTGTCTCTCAGCTCGTCTGGCGTGATGGGGGAAACTGTTGGCTCCAGCTTCTCCGGGTATTCTTGAGTGTAAGTATGTCTGTCCCGGTAGAATCCTGGAAACGTGAttggttattatttttaggtagTAGGTTAAAAAAGTGGAAGGCCTAGTAAGAAAAATGTTGACACATACATACCCGAAAGTacctattatgattttttatttatttaaaagttactCAATTAAAGGTATTTCTAAGCTTATATAAGAAATTCCCGAATTCCATTTTGCCCATTATtacatttaacaatatttttttataagttcTTTCCCGCGGGACTCAAATCTACAggatataatatctataataaacATCAAAATTGGTTAAGGGTTTTAAGCATCAAGGGGTAATCGATAGAAAGACCCACAGTttgcatttacataatatattattagtaatagtTTTAATATCGAAATTATTAGAAAATGAGTTTATAATAGGAATAAATTAACAAGAATATGGCCCATCAAGTTTTGCTTACAAAAAGGCATtacaaaacccaaaaaatggcaaaaataaataaacgccaataaatattaagttattaataatattaatttgttaattttagGTATGGAAAAGCTTTTAGCAAACAGCTTAAAAGCGATGGAGTGTGACAcactacaatatattatattaaactcaCATATCGAAATGTGTAATAATGTTACTATCCTCGAGGAAATGAGGGGATAATGTTACACTTGCATGACGTCATGGGCCCTGCGATCAAAAATATTCGTACAAAATCTTAAaatgaaaaatcggccaaatgtGAGTCGCACACGCGCACGGAGGGTATAAccgttttagtaaaaatatggCAGATATTGTGGTTATTGTATGggagaatatataatattttttttaattattaaagttacaatattataattttggtaGGTTAGTATATTGTGAAGCATCATCACGTCAAACTTTTAAAACCTCTCTTTTACTGTCAGAGGTTAAAAGTAACTCAATGTGAGTACTGAGGAATCTCCAGTCAGCTTAAGTTATGGTTTAAAACAGTAAATGTAAGTTTACTAAtgcattattaaatatttttacctcCTCCTGTATGATGTCCTTGATAGTGCCCCAAGTTCTCATGAGAATAAGCTGATATTCCCGGACTAAAGCCTCCAATCCCACCGAAATACCCTGGATTAGAGCCTGAACTTCCACTGAAGAGTGTCACGGCTATCAGAGCTATCTTCGCCAGGAAGAAGGCTTTCTTGCTGGCCAGCAACAGGAGGCCAAGAAGCAGCGGCAGAAGAGTGGAGATGTGGAACTTCAGGCCAAGCAGAAACGGTACTAGAACGTTCCTAGCTAGGAGACGACCTGAAAGATATTAACGCTTAGAAAAGATTGAATATCATTGTTGGAATTCTGAATttagaaataacaaaatatggaAAGTAATATAAGGCATATTTAGTTTTAACACTGAAAGCAACGAAAGAATTTAGCCTAACCAGTTTGTTAGTTTAGGAAAattaaactagatggcgctgcaAAGCCAAGTTCATTGCTTGGGCCGTGGCCTTGCTTTGTGACCTCGAAGCTCGATGCGTCGctactagatggcgctttatgAGGTTCTATTAAATAACAAAGTTTTGTGTTTAGTAAGCGatataaatataagaaatatCCGTTTTTGCAACTACATAATTAGGTatatcattaatatttttataaaaagaagAGGATTCGCACACATGCGTGTAGACTCAGTAGCCCAGCAGTTCAgtaactgctggaccgattgtCACTGATGTCATTTATGTAGATAAAACATCAGCTGTAGTCTGTAGAATACCCTAGATTAGATATTTTACCCAGGGTATTCTACTCATATAGGAaccataaaaactaccaacCAGTGGATACCTCCCCCTGATGATAAGACCTGTCTTTCATACGCGGGTCTATAACGAACTCCAGCACTCCATTCGCCAGGGTCGGTCCTATCCTCATCACTAACCCAGGATATACACCTCCGAGGTCCCAGTGCAAGGATCTCTTGGATATTAAGTCGCTGGCATCCTCCATTATTGccctgaaatattatgtactttcagCCAAATTGTACGCGCCATTAACTTGAACACACAACGCCATCTAGCGATGAGTTGCAAAACTAAAAATATGGTTATTATAGTAGAGTAACTTTTTACTAACactatttttacttttaaaacataCCCATGTATTTgttatcatttttaaatattagatcatttttgtcatttatttATCTGTTTTTACTTCTTAATCCAGGAACTTATTTAGTTGCCTcctgattcataataataatatttatattagcaTTATTTCgtagataaaataaatttaaatcaatcaatatattttataattaaaaataaacattaccgAAAATCCATGGGATCCTTGTCCAGAAAACTGCCAATAGTTCTCTCTGTTTTCTCATCTCTGACAAAAGAGATACCATTCGCCAAACTGAAACTCTCTTTCTCATCGTAATTATTCAGTCTACTCAGGAGTTCCTTGCCAAAACATACACCTACTTCATTGCCTCTTCTCACACTCAAACATTGGTTCAATTCTGAACTCTCTATaacattttctttcatttcttcACCCTGCTGCAACTGTATCGGTATAGCAGATCCGAGTAGCAACAAAAACGCAATT encodes:
- the LOC121737866 gene encoding uncharacterized protein LOC121737866; amino-acid sequence: MNSYVIAFLLLLGSAIPIQLQQGEEMKENVIESSELNQCLSVRRGNEVGVCFGKELLSRLNNYDEKESFSLANGISFVRDEKTERTIGSFLDKDPMDFRAIMEDASDLISKRSLHWDLGGVYPGLVMRIGPTLANGVLEFVIDPRMKDRSYHQGEVSTGRLLARNVLVPFLLGLKFHISTLLPLLLGLLLLASKKAFFLAKIALIAVTLFSGSSGSNPGYFGGIGGFSPGISAYSHENLGHYQGHHTGGGFYRDRHTYTQEYPEKLEPTVSPITPDELRDRLERLFVTKKEDDREEKIRNARNFAWTPINTG